The DNA sequence GCGCATCTATTCCGGCATCGGTGGCCAGATGGACTTCATCCGCGGCGCCGCGCGCTCCGCGGGCGGCAAGCCGATCATCGCGCTGCCGAGCACCGCGGCGAAAGGCACTGTCTCGCGCATCGCGCCCGTGCTGGATGAGGGCGCGGGCGTGGTCACCACGCGAGGCCATGTGCACTGGGTCGTCACGGAGTTCGGCGCGGTGAACTTGCATGGGCGGTCGCTGCGGGAGCGCGCGGACTTGCTGATCTCGATTGCGCATCCGGACTTTCGGGCGGAACTCCGAAAGTGGAAGAGGTGAGACGGCGGTAGGGGCGGAGATGGAGAGAGGCCAATGGGGGAGATGGGGGGACGACGTGAGACGAACGTGAGACGTCTGCCCCCCATCTCCCCCATTCCCGTATCCCACCCCCCGCCCGTACCGCCGTCTCCCCTCTCCCAGCCGTGTCTTGACAGCCTCCGCCCGCACGCCTAGTGTATTGGCACACCAATACACCAGACCATGTTCTCCCGCATCGACCCCCGCAGCCCCGTCCCGATCTACGCGCAGATCGCCGATCGCGTCCGCGTGGCCATCGCCGCCGGGGACCTGAAGGAGGGCGATGCCCTGCCCTCAGTCCGCGCGCTGGCCGCCGAGCTGCGCGTGAATCCGGCCACCATCGTCCAAGCGTACCGCGCCCTCGAACGCGAAGCGATCGTCGAGCTGCGGCAGGGTGCCGGCACCTTCATCGCGCCGATCGGCGCCGAGACGAAGACCCGCGAACGCAGTGCCGCCGCACGCCGCCTCGTGCGTGAGATGCTCGCCGAGGCTACGCGCCTCGGCCTGACCCCGCGCGACGTCCGCGTCGCGCTCGACAAGGAACTCCCGGAGGACGCGTGACCGACGCCATCCGCATTCGCGACCTGCACTGGAAGGCCGGCCGCGAGTTCGCCATCCGCGACCTCTCGATGCGCGTGCCCACCGGCGCCATCTATGGATTCCTTGGGCCCAATGGTTCGGGCAAGACGAGCACCATCCGCTGCCTGCTGGGCATGCAGCCTCCGCACGGCGGCAGCATCGAGGTGCTCGGCCACGCCATGCCCGCCAAGGCGCCGGCGGCCCTCGCGCGCATCGGCTACGTGCCGGAACGCCTGCATCTGTACGGGCGGCTCACGGTCGAAGAGAGCATCCGCTTTCACGCGACCTTCTTCCCGACCTTCGACCACGCCGAGGCGGAGCGCCTGCGCAAGCGCTTCACCTTGCGCGAGACGCAGCGGATCGCCGCGCTGTCGAAGGGCGAAGCCGGCAAGCTGATGATGCTGCTCGCACTCGCGCAGCGGCCCGAGCTGTTGGTGCTCGACGAGCCAACCGATGGCTTGGATCCCGTCATCCGCCGCGACGTGCTCTCCGCGCTGGTCGAGTTCGTCGAGGCCAAGCAGGCGACCGTGCTCATCTCGTCGCACCTGGTCCATGAGCAGGAGCGCATCTGCGACTGGGTCGGCGTCATGGATGGCGGTCGGCTCGTGGCCGAGCTGCCGATGCAGGAGTTCCGCTCGGGCATCAAGCGCCTGCGCGTGTCGGGCGACGCCGTGAGTACGGCGCCGTTCCCCTGCACGCTGCTCTCCAAGGGCGCGAGCGGACCGCATGTCGACACCTGGGTGGTGCGCGGCTGGCAGCCCGAGATGCGGGAGTGGTTCGCGCGCGCCGGCGCCGAGTTGCGCGAGGTGGAGGATCTGGACCTGGAAGAGAGCTTTGTCGAACTGCTGAGCGGCGCCCGCGCCGCGACCATGGAGGCCCGCTGATGTTCGCGATGATGTTCCGCATGCAGTGGCGCTGGACGCGGCTGGCGGTGTTCGGAATCGCGGCGCTGGCGTTGGTGTTCCCCACGCTGGTCCGCTACCTGACGCGCAGCGCGGGCGCCGATCGCGCCATCACGCAGGTCCTCGATGGATTCGCCTTGCTGGGACCGATGCTCGGCTTCCTCGCCCTGCTCGGCCCGTTCGTGCTCGCCGCGCTGCCCTGGACCATCGACCACGAGACGCGGCACGTGTACCCGCTCTCGCTGCCGGTCGAGTGGTCGTGGTGGGTGCGGACGCGCTTCCTCATCGGCGCGATCACGCTGGTGATCCCCGCGGTTGCGCTGTACATCGGCGCCTGGGCCACGGTCTCGACCATTGACCTGCCGCCGCTGCTGCGCGCGTATCCGGGCGCACTCGCGTTCCGGTTCTTCCTCGCGTCGCTGCTGGCCTACGCCATCTCGTTTGCGTTGCAGTATCTCGCAGGCCGCCGTGCGACGCACGTCGCGGCGGGCATCCTGGTCGGCGTGCTCGTGATTGTCTTGGGGGCCACGCTCCTCGGCCAAGGGGATCTGCTGGAGCGCGGCGCCGAGCTGCTCTTCCTCTGGCCGGGCCCGCTCTCGCTGTTCGTCGCGCCGTGGACGCTGATCGATGTGTGAGTCGCTGATGTTTCGCCGCCCGGTGCGCCGACTCGCCGCGATCGCGGTGATGCTCGGTGCCGCGCTGGCCCCCGACGCACGCGCGCAGGATATCGCGGCCATCGAGGACTCCGTCGCGGCGCTGCGGCTGCGCTCGGGCGAAGCGCGGGCGCAGCTGGCACAGGCCGAAGCGCGCCTGCGGTCGCGGCCGGACGATTCCCTCGTGTTCTCGGGCGCCGTCGTGCGCTTCACGTCGGCGGATGTCCCGGCAGCCGAGCGTCGCCGCTTGGCCGCCGCATTCGCGACGGCGGATCGCGAGCTGCAGGCCGAGCTCGGCGACGTCGCGCGCACGCTGCTGGCCGAGACTCGGTGGCAGCTGACGGTCCTCAAGCGTCCCGGCGCGCTGGGCCGTCCCTTTGTCAGCCTCCTCCCGGCGACGCGTCGCTCCGAGTCCGCCGCGAGCCTGCTGCGATTCCCGCTGTCGAGCGAAACCGTGGTCCGCATCATCAAGAACGGCGTCGGGGACCGGATCGTCGCGCGGCATGCGGCCTTCGGCAGCTGGCTCGGCGGCTCGCTGTTCCTGCGCGATCGCGCGGAGATGTACTACGGCGCCTCGCGCGATCTCGTCCTGCGTGGCACGACGCGCTCGCGCCGCTGCGCGCGCGGCGACGTGCGGGAGTGCACCATCATCCTCGACCCCGCGCGCCGCGACGAGTGGTACACGGAGGAAGACACGCGGCGCAACTTCCCGCCCGCCTCGGCGGGCGTGCGCGCGACGCTGTTCATGTTCGTGATGGAACGCGCGGGGCCGCAGCTCGTGACCGCGATGGACGCCGCGCCCGCCGACGCGAGTCCGATCGCCGTGCTCGCCTCGGCCGCATCCCTGGATCCCGACCAACTCATCACGCAATGGCAGGCGGCGATCTCCAGTGGCGGCGAGGCGCGCGCGCGCGTATCGCCCGCCATGGGTCTGACCAGCCTCGCGTGGATCCTGGTGTTCGGACTCGTCGCGACCCGCCGGAGGCCTCGCTGATGCGCCGCTGGATCACTGCCACCGTCGTCACCGGCATCGTCGTCGCGACCGTGCTCGTGGCCCGCATGCGCGAGCGCACGCCGGACGCCGTCTTCGCCCAGCAGCACCCGGAGGTGGCGGAAGCGCGCGCGCAGGTGCTCGCCCGCGGCGACACCATGCGCGCCTGGTCTGCGGCGCTGGCGCGCGCGCAGACGCTCGCGATCGCCGCGTCCGTCACCCGCGGGCCGCAGCCATTCGTGCTCGAGACGCGAGGAGCCATCAGCGCGGGCACGCGCGCGGCCTTCTTGCAGCTGATCGAGCGCGAACTCCAGGCGATCGGCACACCGAAGGTCCCGCTGCGCGTGCTCCTCGTCGCCGACAGCAACGCGAGCTTCAGCTCGTACTCGGGCTGGTACCTGCGACCGGCGCGCCTAGGCGAGCCCTGCATCGTCATGATCCGCATCCGCGAATCGCGCAGCCAGACCTTCGCCCCGCGCACGGGGGACCGCCGCCTCGGCGTCTGCGGCCTGTATGCACGCCACGGGATGCCCGGGCCCGGCATCGCCGCGTGGCTGGACGAGACGCGCGCCATCAGCGCGGCGGGTGACAGCTCCGCATCCTGGGACCGCGAGGCCCCGACCCAACGGCAGGTTGCCTGGGGCGGCGTCAGCCGGCTCAGCGGCGGCATGATGCTCGAGGCTGCCGCGCCGCTGGCCTGCGCCGCGGGGCGCGGCGACGCCTGCCACATCGCGCTGCTGAATCCTGTGAACGACACCAGGCGCCGCGTCAGCCTCCCGGTCGCGCAAGAACCGCGGCTCTCGTCGGCGTATCCGTTCGAGCTGCGTGACTACCCGGGCGACGTCACGGCGACCCTCCGGGCATCCATGGGCGCCGAGCGCTTCGCACGCTGGTGGCAGAGCGCCCTTCCGCCGGCGCAGGCGTACGAGGCCGTGACCGGGGAGGCCTTCGAGACCTGGGCGATGTCGTACATGCGCCGCTACGTCGGGGAGCGCAACAGCGGGCCGCTGCGCGCGGGCCTCCCGCTGGCGCTCGGGTTGCTGTTGGTGGCGGGACTCAGCGGCTGGGCCGTGCTGCGCGCGCCCCGCGCGCGCAGCTAGGGCCGAGCGCGCGGCGCCGACTAGGGCTGCTGCACCATCGCCGCGACGCGCTGCTGCACCATGTCGCGGATGCGGATCTCGAGGTCGCCGGTCGACGAGCAGCGAACGTCCTGCGTGCTCGACGTGATGGGATTGCGTCCGACCGCCGAGATGATCGTGCCGACCACGGAGCCGCCGCCGGGATTCGCCGTCACCGTCGTGACGATGGTGATGTTCATCTGGTAGGTCTCGGCGTTTTCGATCGTACCCGAGCGGCCGCACTCGAGGTAGCGTTGCATCGGCACGCGCCCGATCTGGCGACGCGTACGCCAGCCCTCGTTGCCAATCACCTTGCGATTGGCGTCGTTGACCGTGAGCGGGATGCCGAGATCCTCGTACACGCTGGGCAGCACCGACCACACCTGGGCAACGGTGCCGGTCGAGAGGAGGCGGATGTTGTTGTCGAGATTGGCCGACGTGATGGCGAGACCGCCGCCGCCCGACGACGTCACGACACGCTCGGTCTGGATGGTCGGGGCCGTGGACGGAACCGGCGCGGGATCGGAGCCGCCAGGACCGGAAGCACAGGCGGCAGTGACGAGCAGCAGCGCGAGCGGGGCGTGACGCATGACGGTCCTCTCGAGGTGGTGAGCACGGGGACATCCCATGGGACGTCCGCACCGCGCAGAAGTTACCCCGCGAGCGCCCTGTGGTGCCACCGGGCGCGGGACGCCGGCGCGCGGTCGCACCCCGTCCGCATGCACATGCGGCCCCCGGCGGGAAGCCGGGGGCCGCGACGTGAATACTGCTGGAGAGCCACAGGTGGGAATTGAACCCACGACCGCTCGATTACGAATCGAGTGCTCTACCCCTGAGCTACTGTGGCGGGGAGAGGATCCCACTCGGTACTGAGGAACCACACCGACATGCCCTGGCGCGGACTCGAACCGCGACGCCTTGCGGCACCACCCCCTCAAGATGGCGTGTCTACCAATTTCACCACCAGGGCTTTCCTACGGGGGAGGAACGGACAAGGTGAAGGCTGAACGGAAACCCCTTCATCCTTCACCTTTGCCATTCTTCCTGAACGGGAGCGACGGGGCTCGAACCCGCGACCTCTCGAGTGACAGTCGAGTGCTCTAACCAAACTGAGCTACGCCCCCAACTACGTCCTGCGCGTGCACTGGCTGGGAACGGTGACCCGATCCTTCACCCGCACCTCCTGCTCCAACTTCCTCCCCCAAGCGGGGGCGGAGTAGCCCCAACGGGAATCGAACCCGTCTCTGCACCTTGAAAGGGTGCCGTCCTAGCCGATAGACGATGGGGCCGATGTCCCACGGTGCCACACCAGCGATGCTGCATCCAACAGTAGCGGTAACGGGATT is a window from the Pseudogemmatithrix spongiicola genome containing:
- a CDS encoding GntR family transcriptional regulator, which translates into the protein MFSRIDPRSPVPIYAQIADRVRVAIAAGDLKEGDALPSVRALAAELRVNPATIVQAYRALEREAIVELRQGAGTFIAPIGAETKTRERSAAARRLVREMLAEATRLGLTPRDVRVALDKELPEDA
- a CDS encoding ABC transporter ATP-binding protein; this translates as MTDAIRIRDLHWKAGREFAIRDLSMRVPTGAIYGFLGPNGSGKTSTIRCLLGMQPPHGGSIEVLGHAMPAKAPAALARIGYVPERLHLYGRLTVEESIRFHATFFPTFDHAEAERLRKRFTLRETQRIAALSKGEAGKLMMLLALAQRPELLVLDEPTDGLDPVIRRDVLSALVEFVEAKQATVLISSHLVHEQERICDWVGVMDGGRLVAELPMQEFRSGIKRLRVSGDAVSTAPFPCTLLSKGASGPHVDTWVVRGWQPEMREWFARAGAELREVEDLDLEESFVELLSGARAATMEAR